The Deltaproteobacteria bacterium DNA segment CATTATGGCGAATATTCATCTCGCAGGCTGTACATTGGTCCAACATCATTGCGAGTTCAGCCTATCACGATCTCATAGACCAGAGCTAAGCCAACAGGCGACTCGCCGCACTGCGGCATACGTCTAGAAGCCTCTTTGTCCACCGGGTCAATAAAACACCGCTGGATCTGAACTTTCAAACTAAATACTGTGAAACGAGACACGATGCTCCGGATTAGAAGCCGGTCCATGTACTTGAGAAGGGACGCATTTTTTGCTGATTGTCCACGTTGAACCGCCGTACTACGCGAGCCAGGAAGCTGAACAACACGTCTACCGAACCGAACAACCGTGCCGGTCGATCGGCGCTCTTGCGAATACTTATATCGCCAGTGGTTCATTTCTCACACCCGCCATCCAAACGATGATGTGGAGTGCTGACCTTCTCATTCTCTGCGATACCTCTGATGCTGACTACCTGCCGATATTGGCCCACAGGCGCGCTCGAGGCTTACCTACAATATTCGAAATCAACAGTAATATCTCCGTGGCCCAACCTTGGATTCGAGGCGGGGTTTTGGACCCAAGAGAACAAAGTACCTACTACCAATTGGCCAGTCAGGCAGAAACGCTTATTTTCGCGACCTCGGCGCTCGCGGAAAATTTTGAGCACTTGGCCACCCACTGCGAGATTCTTCCAAGCCAACTCCGGGAAACCTTCGAAGCACCAAGCCCGCCCAATAAAGCAGCAAACGATGGCAACCAAAAAATTAGAATTGGATGGGGCGGCTCTAGAGGGCAGCGCGAAGACATTATCTACGCACTGCCTGCCTTAAGGCGCATTCTCGAAAATCATCCGGAGGCCACTTTGGCTATTATGGCCAACCCTGCAATCGAACATCACTTTGCCAATATCCCGTCCAACCAACTCGAATTCCACATGCCGGGAGCACTGGAGGAATACGTTTCATTCTTAAAAGGTTTGGATATTGGAATCGCTCCGCTTCTGCCTTCTGAATTCAACCATTGTCGTCATGATGTTAAATTTCTCGAGTATGCAGCAACCTCAACCGTTCCCGTTTGCTCCAACCTGCCGGTTTATCGTAACTCCATTAAGCATGGTGATACCGGACTGCTCTTTGATTCTGAACAGAACTTAGAGGTTGAGCTGGAGAAGCTGCTCACCAATAAGGCCTCGATTAATAAGATTGCCAGCAACGCTTATCATC contains these protein-coding regions:
- a CDS encoding tetratricopeptide repeat protein — protein: MLIVHVEPPYYASQEAEQHVYRTEQPCRSIGALANTYIASGSFLTPAIQTMMWSADLLILCDTSDADYLPILAHRRARGLPTIFEINSNISVAQPWIRGGVLDPREQSTYYQLASQAETLIFATSALAENFEHLATHCEILPSQLRETFEAPSPPNKAANDGNQKIRIGWGGSRGQREDIIYALPALRRILENHPEATLAIMANPAIEHHFANIPSNQLEFHMPGALEEYVSFLKGLDIGIAPLLPSEFNHCRHDVKFLEYAATSTVPVCSNLPVYRNSIKHGDTGLLFDSEQNLEVELEKLLTNKASINKIASNAYHHVQQHRMESQHAHKRMEIYEEACSRARMLDTSSGRRDSFMTAYESHEEAPTYPKTRYRKIKYGRMEKLLYNGQASITSDLAERIHNLERARDLEPEFYLPHLWLGKNYPEPDQAAQALRQARELSRKSCSVYFELAKVFEEAGDIDLARRTMRQSVENAPTYAVGLDLLADYALLESELIAAERLRQRALEANPWYRVPARKLAQAAWDEGRMEVARKLLQENIEHSQPIWTDHYLLGQIYASEHRYENAVKHLEKAQDLEPDSREILTTLSRVYLALGKPAEAKLIMAKLKQSPRRNVK